In a single window of the Candidatus Poribacteria bacterium genome:
- a CDS encoding alkaline phosphatase encodes MVSELPFFDSRSPKNVIFCIGDGMGFEAVKAAGYYAYGETGTLSFEAFPHHAEMATYAANSPMTDSAAAATAMATGHKVNNGVISMEFPGSGSPLKTLLEIFKAQDRWTGLVSTTYITHATPAAFAAHNPERNNLTDIAHDYLHLTRPNVLLGGGGNGLTEKDAEVAGYTVVSEREGLLNLNTDIENYVSGQFGDTNIPYMFDGPNDLPHLSEMAIVALDILSNAPEGFFLLVEGGRIDHAGHSNDIERNILETIEFSKTVQIIVDRVSERDDTLILVTADHETGGLKVHKNNGEGHVPEISWSTGGHTVSNVPLYGWGRNAERVGGIMNNTDLIKIVGCQ; translated from the coding sequence ATGGTATCCGAACTGCCATTTTTTGACTCTCGCTCTCCGAAGAATGTAATTTTTTGCATAGGAGACGGTATGGGCTTTGAAGCAGTCAAAGCCGCGGGATACTATGCCTATGGTGAAACAGGCACCCTGTCTTTTGAAGCGTTCCCACACCATGCAGAAATGGCGACTTATGCAGCAAACTCACCTATGACAGACTCTGCCGCCGCTGCAACCGCTATGGCAACGGGACACAAAGTCAACAACGGTGTCATCAGTATGGAATTCCCCGGTAGCGGTTCTCCATTGAAGACGCTCTTAGAAATTTTCAAGGCACAAGACAGATGGACTGGACTTGTGTCAACTACCTACATCACCCACGCGACCCCCGCAGCATTTGCTGCACACAACCCCGAACGCAACAACCTCACCGATATTGCCCACGATTACCTTCATCTTACTCGCCCAAACGTCCTTTTGGGCGGCGGTGGCAATGGACTCACTGAGAAAGATGCCGAAGTCGCAGGTTATACCGTTGTGAGCGAGCGAGAGGGATTGTTGAACCTCAATACCGACATTGAAAACTATGTTTCTGGGCAGTTCGGAGATACGAATATCCCATACATGTTCGATGGTCCCAACGATTTGCCCCATCTGTCAGAGATGGCGATAGTAGCATTGGACATCCTCTCTAATGCCCCAGAAGGGTTTTTCTTGCTTGTTGAGGGTGGACGTATTGATCATGCCGGACACTCTAATGACATTGAACGCAACATTTTGGAGACAATTGAGTTTTCCAAAACGGTCCAAATCATTGTTGACCGCGTTTCTGAACGAGACGATACCCTTATTCTTGTTACTGCCGACCACGAAACGGGAGGGCTGAAAGTTCATAAAAATAATGGGGAGGGACACGTTCCTGAAATTTCTTGGAGTACAGGTGGGCACACCGTCAGTAACGTGCCGCTTTACGGTTGGGGTAGAAACGCTGAACGGGTAGGAGGCATCATGAACAATACAGACCTTATTAAGATAGTAGGATGTCAGTAA